The genomic region CGTGCGCGCGCTCGATGCCGATCCCGAACCGCCGCCCGAAGCGCCGGGCCAACCAGCCACGGCGCAAACGCCGCCGGCAGCAAACGCACCGGCGAACGTCCCCACGAATGCGCCGCCACCGCAATCGGCGGCGGCAAACGCGCAGGGCGCCGCCGCGGAGAATGCGCAGCCCGAAATCGCAGCACGCGCGGCAGAACGCGCCGTCGCGTTGCAATACGACCTCAAAGCCGCGATCGTTTCGATGACCGACACTCCGGCACGGGGTGCGACGGCGCAGCTGTCTGCAACGCTCGGCGAAGCGCTGACCGCGCTGACCGCGGTGCAACTCGGTGCGGTCAACGCACAGAACACCGATCCGAGCACGATCGTGATTCCGCTGCCCGCATTTTATTACGACGGCGGCCGTCCCGCGCAGTTGCGTATCTCGCGCGACGCGCCCCAAGGCGGTAACAAACTCGATGCGGACAACTTCCACATTGCCTTCGTTCTGGACACTAAGAGCTTGGGAACCGTCGCGGTCGACGTTCAAACGGCGTCCCGCAGCGTCAGCGTGAACGTCAAGACCCAGGCGCAAACGGCGGCCAACCGCTTCCGCGACAGCTTCGGCGATCTACGCGGACGTTTGGAGCAACTGCAGTATCGCGTCGCCAACATCGCCGCGAACGTGGCTCCCCCGCGTGACGGCGGCGCGAGCAAAGCGAGCGAGGCGAGCGTCGTCGAGGAGCGCAAAAGCAACGTGGATCTCCAGGCATGAGCTTCTTCGATTTCCGCAAGCGCGAGAAGCGTCCGGCAGCTGCAGCCTTGACGTACGATCCCGTCAAGCCCGAGCCGCCGCAGGTCGTCGCGGTCGGGCGCGGACACCTTGCCGAAGAGATCGTTCGCGTTGCCAAAGAGCAAGGAATCCCGTTGCACGAGGATCCCGGCCTGGTGGAAGCGCTGGCGATGCTCGACGTGAGCGACTATATTCCGCGCGAACTCTACGCGGTAATCGCGCAGATCCTCAGCTACGTCTTCCGCGTCGACACCGCGGCCGGCGCGCGGCAGCGTTAGGGGTTTAGGCTACGGCGAAACCCAGTCGTTTTGCCACTTGGCGACTTGTTTTTGCCACGCCGCACAGGTTGCTCCGTCGTCGGTTGCGCGGTAGGTGACGGCGCATTTTTGCAGTTTCCGCGCCGCAAGCTCGGTGGTCGCCTCGGGGTAGTCGTGCGTCGTGGCATGTTCCAGCCACGCTTTCCAGGTGGCCAAAAGTGCGTCTGCGTACATCGGTCGCGACGATGGGCAGAGCTTCGAATAGTTAACGTCTCTGTTGTATCGCGCGGCGGATTGGGCAACGTGATCCGGTGATGGACTGTAAGGGCTAGCGAAATCGTCCGCCACTTTCGTGTTCGTTTCAAGGTCTTTCGCAAACGCGTCGATGTATGCCGAACACTCCGAAGACGTCGCAGCGCGCACCGTCACGGACCAGAGTGCCGGCTGAAGGGTAACGAACGCTAGGAGAAAGACTGCAACTCGCATCGATCTCGCTGCATTTCCAACGCAGAGGAATGTTCCTTTTTAAGCAGCCTAGCTATTTGGAGAATGAAGATGATTCGTCGCTCGTTTTTCTCAGCGGCAGCGTCGGCGGTCGCACTCAGTGCGTCGGCCTTCCATCCTGCGGGCGCCGCTGAAAGCGGACCGTCGTTCCCAGAGCCCGATCCTATCGCCGTCGACCAGGCAACGGTCGATCGCGCGCGTCGAGTGCTCAATGGCGTTGCAAGCAATACGCTCGATCGTACTGAATTGGCACCGGAGTTGTCTTCGTTCGTGCCTCCCGAGTTCTTCACAAAAGGAGCCGCTTTTGTTAGCGCGCTCGGGGCACCCCAGTCGATGTACCCGTTTGAAAAGCGGATTATGGCAAACGAAACGTCGACCTATTTCCGCGTTCGTTATCCGAAGGAAATCCTGACGTGGGTCTTCTCCGTTAACGATGCCGGTCGAATCGTCGGGCTTAGCCTACGGCACAGTCCAAACAACCTGATCTTTAACGCCGTCTACCGCGAAATCGCGTACTAACGCGAGGCCGCGATCGCACGGGTACTCTATCGGGCGGGGGAGAGCGGCCAAGCAGAGCCATAGGTAGCGCTTGGCTTGGACTATCGAACAGGAGTTCGATAGTCCGTGGGGAAGACTCTGGCCCGTGAGCTTCATTCAACGGCTGCGGGCATCGCTAGGCAAGGCGCGGGATGCGTTCTCGGCCGTCCAGCGTTTGGGCCGTGCGGCCAAGCCCCTCACCGACGAGTTTTGGGACGAGCTCGAAGAGACGCTGATCCTGGCCGATTTCGGCGTGCCCACCACGCAGAAGATCGTCACCGGGCTGCAGACCGTCTCGAAACAGGAAGCCTGGAAAACGACCGATCAGCCCGTCGCGCGTTTCCGAAAGGACGTCGAACGCTTTCTGACGATTCCGGGCGCAGAGCTCAATCTCGCCGCGCATCCGGCGGTCGTGCTGATCGTCGGAGTCAACGGCAGCGGTAAAACGACGACGATCGGTAAACTCGCAACGCGTTTGCGCCGCGCGGGTAAACGCGTGATGCTCGTCGCCGGCGACACCTTTCGCGCGGCCGCAGCGGAGCAGTTGGCGATTTGGGGGCAGCGCAGCGCGAGCGAGTTGATCCGCGGCGCCGAAGGCGCCGATCCCGCGTCGGTCGTCTTCGACGGCATTCGCGCGGCAAAAGCGCGCAACGTCGACGTCATCCTCGTCGATACGGCCGGCCGGCTGCAGACCAAGACCAACCTGATGGAAGAGCTCAAGAAGATCCGGCGCGTCGTCGAGCGCGAGCTCGGTGAAGCACCGGCCGAAACGCTGCTCGTGGTCGACGGCACGACCGGGCAGAACGCGATTTCTCAAGCGAAGCTATTCAACGACGCGACGCAACTGACCGGAATCGTCATCACCAAGCTCGACTCGACGGCCAAGGGCGGCGTGCTGGTCGCGATCGTCGACGAGCTCGAGGTGCCGATCAAGTTTGTCGGATTGGGGGAGTCGGCCGACGATCTGCGGCCCTTCGTCGCCTCCGAGTTCATCGACGCCCTGTTCGAAGAAGAATCCGCAAACGTGTGAATCACAATGCCACCCACTTGGCACTCCGGTGTGAGAGCGTGATAGACAACAGAACAACGCCACATTCATTAAGAGAGGAAGAAGATGGCAGCGCAAGACGAACGGCAGGTCGCCCTTAGCAATGCCCTCGCGCAGATCGAGCGGCAGTTCGGTAAGGGCTCGATCATGCGCATGGGCGAA from Candidatus Baltobacteraceae bacterium harbors:
- a CDS encoding EscU/YscU/HrcU family type III secretion system export apparatus switch protein, which produces MSFFDFRKREKRPAAAALTYDPVKPEPPQVVAVGRGHLAEEIVRVAKEQGIPLHEDPGLVEALAMLDVSDYIPRELYAVIAQILSYVFRVDTAAGARQR
- the ftsY gene encoding signal recognition particle-docking protein FtsY translates to MSFIQRLRASLGKARDAFSAVQRLGRAAKPLTDEFWDELEETLILADFGVPTTQKIVTGLQTVSKQEAWKTTDQPVARFRKDVERFLTIPGAELNLAAHPAVVLIVGVNGSGKTTTIGKLATRLRRAGKRVMLVAGDTFRAAAAEQLAIWGQRSASELIRGAEGADPASVVFDGIRAAKARNVDVILVDTAGRLQTKTNLMEELKKIRRVVERELGEAPAETLLVVDGTTGQNAISQAKLFNDATQLTGIVITKLDSTAKGGVLVAIVDELEVPIKFVGLGESADDLRPFVASEFIDALFEEESANV